A single genomic interval of Oxyura jamaicensis isolate SHBP4307 breed ruddy duck chromosome 26, BPBGC_Ojam_1.0, whole genome shotgun sequence harbors:
- the MDM4 gene encoding protein Mdm4, which produces MTSSSSAQHPAAENACRITLGQANQVRPKLPLLKILQAAGAQGETFTLKEVMHHLGQYIMVKQLYDKRQQHMVYCGGDQLGELLGLESFSVKDPSPVYEMLKRNLTSAAMTDAAQNLAKEQSVDKPSQDQLKFSPQEGSDTVIREGESNTSAVSTSEHKCENYGDKDLIENLSKSKKPKLDLVFEEWDVAGLPWWFLGNLRSNYKSRSNGSTDIQTNQDIDTAIVSDTTDDLWFLSESPSDQTSAAVKVETADCEEVKEGDKKVTEDACLHDFEDSQYLSDDTDTEAASEDCWQCTKCKKFNSPGKRYCYRCWALRKDWYSDCPKLAHSLSLSNIDAMQNKTDDDGIDVPDCRRTISAPVGQPKDMFVVENKLRVDPCSSIESLDLARECESRESLLHFTEHKKEEEIQSLESIKKLLNPCFLCHHRPRDGNIVHGRTAHLVACFKCAKMLKKKRSPCPVCRKEIEMVIRIFMG; this is translated from the exons ATGACATCTTCAAGCTCTGCCCAGCATCCAGCAGCTGAGAATGCCTGCAGAATCACTCTTGGACAAGCTAACCAG GTGCGACCCAAACTGCCACTTCTGAAGattctgcaggctgcaggtgcCCAAGGAGAAACCTTCACGCTGAAAGAG GTTATGCATCACCTAGGACAGTATATAATGGTGAAGCAGCTGTATGACAAAAGACAGCAACACATGGTGTATTGTGGAGGAGATCAGCTGGGAGAACTGCTGGGACTGGAGAGCTTCTCTGTAAAAGATCCAAG CCCAGTCTATGAAATGTTGAAAAGGAACCTGACTTCTGCTGCAATGACAG ATGCTGCACAGAATCTCGCAAAGGAACAGAGCGTCGATAAGCCAAGCCAAGACCAGCTGAAG TTTAGCCCGCAAGAAGGTTCTGATACTGTCATCAGAGAAGGTGAAAGCAATACATCTGCTGTGTCTACCTCAGAGCACAAATGTGAGAATTATGGAG ACAAAGACTTAATAGAAAACCTCTCTAAAAGCAAGAAGCCTAAACTGGACCTAGTGTTTGAGGAATGGGATGTAGCTGGTCTTCCGTGGTGGTTTTTAGGCAACCTCAGAAGCAATTACAAGTCCAGAAGTAATGGATCAACAGATATTCAGACTAACCAG GACATAGACACTGCCATTGTTTCAGATACTACTGATGACTTGTGGTTCCTCAGTGAAAGTCCGTCGGATCAGACCAGTGCTGCAGTCAAAGTGGAAACAGCTGACTGCGAGGAAGTGAAAGAAGGTGACAAAAAG GTGACCGAGGATGCATGTTTGCATGACTTTGAGGATTCTCAGTACTTAAGCGATGACACGGACACAGAAGCTGCCTCTGAG GACTGCTGGCAATGCACCAAATGCAAGAAATTTAACTCTCCAGGCAAACGGTACTGTTACCGCTGCTGGGCCTTACGGAAGGACTGGTACTCAGATTGTCCCAAACTGGctcattctctttctctgtccAACATTGATgctatgcaaaacaaaaccgATGATGACGGGATAGATGTCCCGGATTGCCGAAGGACTATTTCTGCTCCAGTTGGCCAACCTAAAGACATGTTCGTGGTAGAAAACAAATTACGCGTAGATCCCTGCAGCTCTATTGAGTCTTTGGATTTGGCACGAGAATGTGAAAGCAGGGAGTCTCTGTTGCATTTCACtgaacacaaaaaggaggaagaaatacagtCTTTAGAGAGcataaaaaaattactgaatcCTTGCTTCTTATGCCATCACAGACCACGGGATGGGAATATTGTCCATGGAAGGACTGCTCACCTTGTGGCCTGTTTCAAGTGTGCAAAGATGTTGAAGAAAAAGAGATCACCTTGTCCAGTGTGCAGGAAAGAGATTGAGATGGTGATCAGAATCTTTATGGGATAG